One Chromobacterium paludis genomic window carries:
- a CDS encoding S-methyl-5'-thioinosine phosphorylase, which produces MLAIIGGSGLAQLPVLEVTHRQVVRTPYGDPSCALTYGKLAGQNVVFIARHGYGHSLAPHEINYRANLWALHNQGVKGVIAIGTVGGIRPDMAPGRLVVPHDIIDYTWGRKHTYFEGPERPVVHVDYTSPYDGGLRRRLGEAIAATGISGVRDGVYACTQGPRLESAAEVLKLERDGADIVGMTGMPEAGLARELELPYAHLCLVSNWAAGKGGRSSVEFDPATGASGVAAVMACLEMLLRAN; this is translated from the coding sequence ATGTTGGCAATCATCGGGGGCAGCGGACTGGCCCAACTGCCGGTCCTGGAAGTCACTCACCGCCAGGTCGTGCGCACGCCTTATGGCGATCCATCATGCGCCCTGACCTATGGCAAATTGGCCGGGCAAAACGTGGTGTTCATCGCCCGCCACGGCTATGGCCATTCGCTGGCGCCGCATGAGATCAATTACCGCGCCAATCTATGGGCGCTGCATAACCAGGGCGTCAAGGGCGTAATCGCCATCGGCACTGTCGGCGGCATTCGTCCCGACATGGCGCCGGGCCGGCTGGTGGTGCCGCACGACATCATCGATTACACCTGGGGTCGCAAGCATACCTATTTCGAAGGGCCGGAGCGTCCGGTAGTGCATGTCGATTACACCTCGCCTTACGATGGCGGCTTGAGGCGCCGGCTGGGAGAAGCTATCGCGGCGACTGGCATCAGCGGGGTCCGCGACGGCGTTTACGCTTGCACTCAGGGGCCAAGGCTGGAGAGCGCTGCGGAGGTGCTCAAGTTAGAGCGGGACGGAGCCGATATCGTAGGTATGACCGGCATGCCGGAGGCGGGATTGGCGCGCGAGCTGGAGCTTCCGTATGCGCATCTATGCCTGGTAAGCAATTGGGCCGCCGGCAAGGGGGGGCGCAGCTCTGTGGAGTTCGACCCAGCGACTGGCGCCAGCGGCGTTGCCGCCGTGATGGCTTGCCTGGAAATGCTGCTCCGCGCCAATTGA
- a CDS encoding acyltransferase, with translation MQSQNLSREQLLALGFSSVGHNVKVSHRAVFHAISGSLGDGARIDDFAVLTGHVEVGAGAHISPFCFLGGTGGRIVMGRGAGLSTHVSIFTKSDEYQQPGLGGERSKVTGDVIIGDYSIFGAQCVVLPGSVVGANCSIGVGCVVGGEVAEGSRLVSMGIKNVRLQ, from the coding sequence ATGCAGTCGCAGAATCTGAGCCGGGAGCAACTGCTGGCACTGGGGTTTTCTTCCGTGGGCCATAATGTCAAGGTTTCGCATCGTGCGGTGTTCCATGCGATCAGTGGTAGTCTGGGAGATGGCGCACGGATTGATGACTTCGCGGTATTGACCGGCCATGTAGAGGTGGGTGCCGGTGCCCATATTTCCCCTTTTTGCTTCCTCGGCGGCACGGGCGGACGCATCGTCATGGGCCGGGGAGCGGGCTTGTCCACCCATGTCAGCATTTTCACCAAGAGCGATGAGTATCAACAGCCGGGACTGGGAGGGGAGCGCAGCAAGGTGACTGGCGATGTGATCATCGGCGATTACAGCATCTTCGGCGCTCAATGCGTGGTATTGCCTGGCTCGGTGGTCGGGGCGAATTGCTCCATCGGCGTGGGGTGCGTCGTGGGCGGTGAGGTGGCCGAGGGGAGCCGGTTGGTGAGCATGGGCATCAAGAACGTGCGGTTGCAATAG
- a CDS encoding TonB-dependent hemoglobin/transferrin/lactoferrin family receptor translates to MALFRAPPLMLSLAAAWPAFAEDLPPSLETVQVTAHRTEKPLAETAPNASVVSRHKLDDRLIRDIADAAKYEPGVEVASDPNRRGNAGWTLRGIDGNRILMLIDGERLPEAYAGGGNGNGAISGRDFVELETLRAIDIVKGPTSSLYGSDAIGGVIGYRTKTVDDFVPEETGVGGSAKSFGSTAEKSWGGSAALGVKGERADAMLIYTHRNGHQADNLGGNDSASAARTTPNTQEWRSDNALAKLGYQLAPQQRLELTLEHFRRDTDTHLLNTLYPAYVSRGRPVPALQNQASADRTQRDRISLAWEGKQIGPFERLSAKLYQQKLDNADDSLAQYGDGSRIASNYGFEQKIRGLILEAEHRFAALSAEHQLLWGVDLSRTDTSRPRMKTQYLANGSSNTVIGGETFPSKTFPDSTSDRIGLFIQDEMKFAGGIALSPSLRWDHYKMRTQPDQAYANSGGQAVPSFSDGAFSPKLGLSMPFAEHYTGFAQLSSGFRAPPFDDANMAFVNRAYGYQVIANPNLKSETSRGVELGLKGKWERFDFGLTAYANRYRDFIEQQSLGMQNGLLTYQYQNIGRVDIKGAEARAGWRVAPGWQLNGSVAYARGENLDDNTPLASIAPLSAVAGLRYDQASFGGEALLRAAVRNTRVAAVALSPASSAQTAGFEAPGYATLDLTAYWKPAKHTVLRAGVFNVFDRKFWKAADVRGMAANDATLDRYTQPGRNVGASAEYQF, encoded by the coding sequence ATGGCCCTGTTTCGCGCCCCCCCCTTGATGTTGAGCCTGGCCGCCGCCTGGCCGGCCTTCGCGGAAGACCTGCCGCCATCGCTTGAAACCGTTCAAGTCACCGCCCACCGCACCGAAAAACCGCTGGCCGAAACCGCGCCCAACGCCAGCGTGGTCTCTCGCCACAAGCTGGATGACAGGCTGATCCGCGACATCGCCGACGCCGCCAAGTACGAGCCGGGCGTGGAAGTCGCCTCCGATCCCAACCGCCGCGGCAACGCCGGCTGGACCCTGCGCGGCATCGACGGCAACCGCATCCTGATGCTGATAGACGGCGAGCGGCTGCCGGAAGCCTACGCCGGCGGCGGCAACGGCAACGGCGCCATCTCCGGCCGCGACTTCGTCGAGCTGGAAACGCTGCGCGCCATCGACATCGTCAAGGGCCCCACTTCCAGCCTGTACGGCTCGGACGCCATAGGCGGCGTCATCGGCTACCGCACCAAGACGGTGGACGACTTTGTGCCGGAGGAAACCGGCGTCGGCGGCAGCGCCAAGAGCTTCGGTTCGACCGCAGAAAAGAGCTGGGGCGGCAGCGCTGCCTTGGGCGTCAAGGGCGAGCGCGCCGACGCGATGCTGATCTACACCCACCGCAACGGCCATCAGGCCGACAACCTGGGCGGCAACGACAGCGCCTCCGCCGCGCGGACCACGCCCAATACGCAGGAGTGGCGCAGCGACAACGCGCTGGCCAAGCTCGGCTACCAGCTGGCTCCCCAACAACGCCTGGAACTGACGCTGGAGCATTTCCGCCGCGACACCGATACCCATCTGCTGAACACGCTGTATCCGGCTTATGTGTCCCGCGGCCGCCCCGTGCCAGCATTGCAGAATCAAGCCTCGGCCGACCGCACCCAGCGCGACCGGATTTCCCTCGCCTGGGAAGGCAAGCAGATAGGCCCGTTCGAGCGCCTGTCCGCCAAACTGTACCAGCAGAAGCTGGACAACGCCGACGACAGTCTGGCGCAGTACGGCGACGGCAGCCGCATCGCCTCCAACTACGGCTTCGAACAAAAAATCCGCGGCCTGATCCTGGAGGCCGAACACCGCTTCGCCGCGCTGTCGGCCGAGCACCAGCTGCTGTGGGGCGTCGACCTGTCGCGCACCGACACCAGCCGGCCGCGCATGAAAACCCAGTACCTGGCCAACGGCTCGAGCAATACCGTCATCGGCGGCGAAACCTTCCCCAGCAAAACCTTCCCGGACAGCACGTCCGACCGCATCGGCCTGTTCATCCAGGACGAAATGAAGTTCGCGGGAGGCATCGCCCTGTCGCCATCGCTGCGCTGGGACCACTACAAGATGCGCACCCAGCCGGACCAGGCCTATGCCAACAGCGGCGGCCAGGCCGTGCCCTCGTTCAGCGACGGCGCCTTCTCGCCCAAGCTGGGCCTGAGCATGCCGTTCGCCGAGCATTACACCGGCTTCGCCCAGCTATCGTCCGGCTTCCGCGCACCGCCGTTCGACGACGCCAATATGGCCTTCGTCAACCGCGCCTACGGCTACCAGGTCATCGCCAACCCTAACTTAAAGTCCGAAACCAGCCGCGGCGTGGAGCTCGGCCTCAAGGGCAAGTGGGAGCGCTTCGACTTCGGCCTCACCGCCTACGCCAACCGCTACCGCGACTTCATCGAACAGCAAAGCCTGGGCATGCAGAACGGCTTGCTGACCTACCAGTACCAGAACATCGGCCGCGTCGACATCAAGGGCGCGGAAGCCCGCGCCGGCTGGCGCGTTGCCCCGGGTTGGCAGCTGAACGGCTCCGTCGCCTACGCCCGCGGCGAGAATCTGGACGACAACACACCGCTCGCGTCCATCGCGCCGCTGTCCGCTGTGGCCGGGCTGCGCTACGACCAGGCCAGCTTCGGCGGCGAGGCGCTGCTGCGCGCCGCCGTCCGCAACACGCGCGTGGCCGCCGTGGCCCTGTCGCCGGCGTCTTCCGCGCAGACCGCCGGTTTCGAAGCGCCGGGCTACGCCACGCTGGACCTGACCGCCTACTGGAAGCCGGCCAAACACACCGTGCTGCGCGCCGGCGTGTTCAACGTCTTCGACCGCAAGTTCTGGAAAGCCGCCGACGTGCGCGGCATGGCCGCTAACGACGCCACGCTGGACCGCTACACCCAGCCCGGCCGCAATGTCGGCGCCAGCGCCGAGTACCAATTCTGA
- a CDS encoding radical SAM protein — MGQISRPLSLVEKLKQESVQDFINKFLWNKSNKAPLVVELDPTTACNLACHDCISANLLNQGGIDNERLLRLAQEFAEHGVRAVVLIGGGEPMAHPKFSALVDALYDSGIKVGVTTNGTLIQRSFEQCVDKTSWLRVSVDAGSEEVFAEFRPHASGKSQFNLVIDNMRKMAKSKKGLLGYSFLLLSKFADDGRLLSTNAVDIEKAALLAKDIGCDYFELKPAFDMMHFLQQQDLSVVEMVNASLKRIHELADESFKIIAPFTLEEALNGIGTQIKPYNRCLTAELRTVITPSGAYVCPYHRGNLNMRIGDIAKVSLEELWKGDRRAKVMDRVDPAKHCTFHCIRHESNLLLERMAAGEVVDAVPDFDLFI, encoded by the coding sequence ATGGGACAGATATCGCGTCCACTGTCTTTAGTGGAAAAACTGAAGCAGGAGTCCGTTCAGGATTTCATCAATAAATTCTTGTGGAACAAGAGCAATAAAGCGCCGCTCGTGGTGGAACTGGATCCGACGACGGCTTGCAATCTGGCTTGCCACGATTGCATCAGCGCCAATTTGCTGAACCAAGGCGGCATAGACAACGAACGCTTGCTGCGTTTGGCCCAGGAGTTTGCCGAGCATGGCGTGCGCGCTGTGGTGCTGATTGGCGGCGGCGAGCCGATGGCGCACCCGAAGTTCTCGGCTTTGGTGGACGCGCTTTACGATAGCGGCATCAAAGTGGGCGTGACCACAAACGGCACGCTGATCCAGCGCAGCTTTGAGCAATGCGTAGACAAGACCAGCTGGCTGCGGGTATCTGTGGATGCCGGCAGCGAGGAAGTTTTCGCCGAATTCCGGCCGCATGCCAGCGGCAAGTCGCAGTTCAATCTGGTCATCGACAACATGCGGAAAATGGCGAAGAGCAAGAAGGGCTTGCTGGGCTATTCCTTCTTGCTGTTGTCCAAATTCGCCGACGACGGCCGCCTGCTGAGCACCAACGCCGTGGATATCGAAAAGGCGGCTCTGTTGGCCAAGGATATCGGCTGCGACTATTTCGAGTTGAAGCCGGCTTTCGACATGATGCACTTCTTGCAGCAGCAGGACTTGTCGGTGGTGGAGATGGTGAATGCCAGTCTCAAACGCATTCATGAACTGGCGGACGAATCCTTCAAGATCATCGCGCCATTCACGCTGGAAGAGGCGCTCAATGGAATCGGCACCCAGATCAAACCTTACAATCGCTGCCTGACCGCGGAGCTGAGAACCGTCATCACGCCGAGCGGCGCTTATGTTTGCCCATACCACCGCGGCAATTTGAATATGCGCATCGGGGACATCGCTAAGGTTTCGCTGGAGGAATTGTGGAAAGGAGATCGCCGAGCCAAGGTGATGGATCGGGTCGACCCGGCCAAGCATTGCACCTTCCACTGCATTCGCCACGAGTCCAACTTGCTGCTGGAGAGAATGGCTGCTGGCGAGGTGGTGGATGCAGTGCCGGATTTTGATCTTTTCATCTGA
- a CDS encoding aldehyde dehydrogenase family protein: MNGISQTFNPRTGALVGSYPRADEAEVAAAAARAGVAFRQHWRHRGNAERAAALASIARWLRSESQAVAAAEAADTGKSLETALGEVEGAASLWDYAAALARTVREESMDGGSAGALAMTLREPLGVVGMILPWNYPLITAAERLPFALAAGCCVIVKPSEWAVGALAMLTAAIRANPLFPPDVVQVVFGEGRDAGRALVEHEAIDMIAFVGSTKAGREIEAAAVARGKRVSSELGGNNFVLVHADADLPRAASAVLAGGLRNAGQACIAGTHVLVEPSAADAFVDALQGELRRYLESAQLQPMINEREKHRVQRLLALAGDQLHLLPGSRMDGPGNWLGPVVLDHVPLDSPLLAEEIFGPVITITRAPADEFSAAVAASGYGLAVYLWTESSRRALSLARDLRVGRIWINADPEAWLPELPVGGFAASGVGRECGPWALETYSLPKSVLIG; this comes from the coding sequence GTGAACGGCATCTCGCAGACTTTCAATCCGCGCACCGGGGCGCTTGTCGGATCTTATCCTCGCGCCGATGAGGCCGAAGTGGCTGCCGCTGCTGCGCGGGCTGGGGTGGCGTTTCGTCAGCATTGGCGCCATCGGGGCAATGCTGAGCGGGCAGCAGCGCTGGCCAGCATCGCCCGTTGGTTGCGCAGCGAGAGCCAGGCGGTGGCCGCCGCGGAGGCCGCGGATACCGGCAAATCGCTGGAAACGGCTCTGGGCGAGGTGGAGGGCGCGGCTAGCTTGTGGGACTATGCCGCCGCGTTGGCTCGCACCGTCAGGGAAGAGTCCATGGACGGCGGCTCGGCGGGCGCATTGGCGATGACGCTGCGTGAGCCCTTGGGCGTGGTGGGCATGATTTTGCCTTGGAACTATCCGCTGATCACAGCCGCCGAGCGTCTGCCATTCGCCTTAGCGGCAGGGTGCTGCGTCATCGTGAAGCCTAGTGAGTGGGCGGTGGGCGCGCTCGCGATGCTGACGGCGGCGATTCGGGCGAATCCACTGTTCCCCCCCGACGTGGTGCAGGTCGTTTTTGGGGAGGGCCGGGACGCAGGGCGGGCGCTGGTCGAGCACGAGGCTATCGACATGATCGCTTTTGTCGGCTCAACCAAGGCCGGCCGGGAGATAGAGGCTGCCGCCGTCGCGAGGGGCAAGCGAGTCAGCAGTGAATTGGGCGGCAATAATTTTGTGTTGGTGCACGCCGATGCCGATTTGCCGCGCGCGGCGTCCGCCGTTTTGGCGGGGGGGCTGCGCAATGCAGGCCAAGCCTGCATCGCGGGCACCCACGTGCTGGTGGAGCCGTCTGCGGCCGACGCGTTTGTGGACGCGTTGCAAGGCGAGTTGAGGCGCTATCTCGAATCGGCGCAGTTGCAGCCCATGATCAATGAGCGAGAGAAGCATAGGGTTCAGCGGTTGTTGGCTTTGGCGGGCGATCAGCTTCACCTGCTGCCGGGCTCCCGGATGGACGGGCCGGGTAATTGGCTGGGACCTGTGGTGCTGGATCATGTGCCCTTGGATTCGCCCTTGTTGGCGGAGGAGATTTTCGGCCCCGTCATCACGATCACCCGGGCGCCGGCCGATGAGTTCTCCGCGGCCGTGGCCGCCAGCGGATACGGGCTGGCCGTCTATCTATGGACGGAAAGCAGCCGCCGGGCCTTGTCCTTGGCCAGAGACTTGAGGGTGGGCCGGATTTGGATCAACGCGGATCCGGAGGCGTGGCTGCCGGAACTGCCGGTGGGCGGCTTCGCCGCTTCGGGTGTAGGACGCGAGTGCGGTCCGTGGGCATTGGAAACGTATTCCTTGCCGAAGTCGGTCTTGATTGGATAA
- a CDS encoding class I adenylate-forming enzyme family protein, translated as MSALRYQFFEELISPYLDEPFLLLESGASIRYRDFLQRSVRLLNHLVHQGARHGDRVVVSLDNRPEYLELAMALALGGMTLCPLDPEVSIAQLKKTKALCRAAMTITSYDQLAYAVDEALPDCARQGGLDEPFLIIFSSGTTGAPKGIVQTLKNFFGAARAFALASGFAAGKVTLHNWPMFYNAGLFNLFACPLVSGGRVALAKRFAARDLAGFWQSLDLHKPDYVYLSPTMATTLTKTARFIPHNPECLRAARVISTSSILYPSIKEAFLKQFGAGIAPCFGITELGGSFSMGNADSAPYSVGRVMPEVAVSRDDEANGELLVATPYMALGYLNQDGELDPFDRSQAFRTGDIGYLRDGELFISGRIKDAIKKGGEFINLAEIEDLVHGAGLCEECYAVGRLDEFWGETYDVFFVAGEGAQPTAVVDELRRLFNASLPQLQRPDRIVAVDSIPRTASGKPMKRLMRYQEGME; from the coding sequence ATGTCAGCATTGCGTTATCAATTTTTCGAAGAATTGATTTCTCCTTATCTCGACGAACCATTTTTGCTGTTGGAGAGCGGCGCCTCGATCCGCTACCGCGATTTTCTGCAGCGCTCGGTACGCTTGCTGAATCATTTGGTCCATCAGGGCGCCCGTCATGGCGACCGCGTAGTCGTCAGTCTGGATAACCGTCCCGAGTATTTGGAGCTGGCCATGGCGCTGGCCCTGGGCGGCATGACGCTTTGCCCGCTGGACCCAGAGGTTTCCATCGCTCAATTGAAGAAGACCAAGGCGCTGTGCCGCGCCGCCATGACCATCACGTCCTATGACCAGCTGGCTTATGCGGTGGATGAGGCGTTGCCGGATTGCGCGCGCCAGGGCGGCTTGGACGAGCCTTTCCTGATCATTTTTTCCTCGGGCACAACCGGCGCGCCGAAAGGCATCGTCCAAACGTTAAAGAACTTCTTTGGCGCGGCGCGAGCCTTTGCCCTGGCTTCAGGCTTTGCCGCCGGCAAGGTGACCTTGCACAACTGGCCGATGTTCTATAACGCGGGTTTGTTCAATCTATTTGCCTGCCCCTTGGTCAGCGGCGGCCGGGTTGCGCTGGCCAAGCGCTTTGCCGCCCGCGATTTGGCCGGCTTCTGGCAGTCGTTGGATCTGCACAAGCCAGACTATGTCTACCTATCGCCGACGATGGCTACGACGCTGACCAAGACAGCCAGATTCATCCCCCACAATCCTGAATGTTTGCGGGCCGCGCGGGTGATTTCCACTAGCTCTATCCTTTATCCGTCGATCAAGGAGGCTTTCCTGAAGCAGTTCGGCGCCGGCATCGCGCCATGTTTTGGCATAACAGAGTTGGGCGGTTCCTTCAGCATGGGAAATGCGGACAGCGCCCCTTACTCCGTCGGCAGGGTGATGCCGGAGGTGGCGGTCAGCCGGGATGATGAGGCTAATGGCGAATTGTTGGTCGCCACCCCTTATATGGCGCTCGGCTATCTGAATCAGGATGGCGAGCTGGACCCGTTTGATCGAAGCCAGGCCTTCAGGACGGGCGACATCGGCTACCTGCGAGACGGCGAACTCTTCATCTCGGGCCGGATCAAGGACGCGATCAAGAAGGGCGGCGAGTTTATCAATCTGGCTGAGATAGAGGACTTGGTCCATGGCGCTGGGCTATGCGAGGAATGCTATGCTGTCGGGCGTTTGGATGAGTTCTGGGGCGAAACCTACGATGTTTTCTTCGTCGCAGGCGAAGGCGCCCAGCCAACGGCGGTGGTGGATGAGCTGCGTAGATTGTTCAACGCGTCGTTGCCGCAATTGCAGCGGCCGGATCGCATTGTCGCGGTGGACTCGATACCCCGCACCGCGTCCGGCAAACCCATGAAAAGACTGATGCGCTATCAGGAGGGGATGGAGTGA
- a CDS encoding heme/hemin ABC transporter substrate-binding protein, protein MSPKPWIAGLLLAASALPCLAAERLVVVTPDIAEIVVALGAAGQVVGRDRSSREPELAHAQVVGFSRALNAETIAGLKPTLVLGSAAAQPPTLWPQLKQLKLRAEEVSPREDGRDFADSIRKVGKLLGRDAAADKLAADWQRGMQPRPARTLRYLVSYDGTLAAGRETAPDTLIRAAGGINAAAGLSGFKPLNRDAWQTLKPDVIILGSHTAAAYGGKDAFAKRPEIAATPAGKQGRIYLMAPQQAMLVGLHSPEVVDQMVKM, encoded by the coding sequence ATGTCGCCTAAGCCCTGGATAGCCGGCCTGCTGCTGGCCGCGTCCGCCCTGCCCTGCCTGGCGGCGGAGCGGCTGGTGGTGGTGACGCCGGACATCGCCGAAATCGTCGTCGCGCTGGGCGCGGCCGGCCAGGTGGTGGGCCGCGACCGCAGCAGCCGCGAGCCGGAACTGGCCCATGCCCAGGTCGTGGGCTTTTCGCGCGCGCTGAACGCGGAAACCATCGCCGGCTTGAAACCGACCTTGGTGCTGGGCAGCGCCGCCGCCCAGCCGCCCACGCTGTGGCCGCAGCTGAAACAGCTGAAGCTGCGGGCCGAGGAAGTCAGCCCGCGCGAGGACGGCCGCGACTTCGCCGACTCCATCCGCAAGGTGGGCAAGCTGCTGGGCCGCGACGCCGCGGCCGACAAGCTGGCGGCGGACTGGCAGCGCGGCATGCAGCCGCGCCCGGCCCGCACCTTGCGCTATCTGGTGAGCTACGACGGCACGCTGGCGGCCGGCCGCGAAACCGCGCCGGACACGCTGATCCGCGCCGCGGGCGGCATCAACGCCGCGGCCGGGCTCTCCGGCTTCAAGCCGCTCAACCGCGACGCCTGGCAAACGCTGAAGCCGGACGTGATCATCCTGGGCAGCCACACCGCGGCGGCCTACGGCGGTAAGGATGCCTTCGCCAAGCGGCCGGAGATCGCCGCCACGCCGGCCGGCAAGCAGGGCCGCATCTACCTGATGGCGCCGCAACAGGCCATGTTGGTGGGTCTGCACAGCCCTGAAGTCGTCGACCAGATGGTGAAGATGTGA
- a CDS encoding hemin-degrading factor, giving the protein MSQLWERYQSLKASQPRLRARDAADALQVSECELVAADPAATPLKADWPQILSELHALGRVMALTRNHACVHETKGDYANVSFEGKVGLALNPVIDLRIFLFHWHHGFAVQSETPRGTQRSLQFFDRHGEAVHKVYLTESSDVSAFDALVARHAAPAADIAPEPAAPAEPEQADEAIDQAAFQAEWLQLNDVHHFHAFLRRWQVSRRQGFRLAPAGQAWRVREDAVEQLLRRASATETPIMVFAGNRGMIQIHTGQVRNVQVVGDWLNVLDPDFNLHLRTDRIAEAWITRKPGDSGVVTSLELFDEAGESLATFFGERKPGRAERAEWVKLLGELPTLEQANVA; this is encoded by the coding sequence ATGAGCCAGCTATGGGAACGCTACCAGTCGCTCAAAGCCAGCCAGCCGCGCCTGCGCGCGCGCGACGCCGCCGACGCGCTGCAAGTCAGCGAATGCGAGCTGGTGGCCGCCGACCCGGCCGCCACGCCGCTCAAGGCGGACTGGCCGCAAATACTGAGCGAACTGCACGCGCTGGGCCGCGTGATGGCGCTGACGCGTAACCACGCCTGCGTGCACGAAACCAAGGGCGACTACGCCAATGTGTCGTTTGAAGGCAAGGTGGGCCTGGCGCTGAACCCGGTCATCGACCTGCGCATATTCCTGTTCCACTGGCACCACGGTTTCGCGGTGCAGAGCGAGACGCCGCGCGGCACGCAACGCAGCCTGCAGTTCTTCGACCGCCACGGCGAGGCGGTGCACAAGGTCTACCTGACCGAAAGCAGCGATGTTTCCGCCTTCGACGCGCTGGTGGCGCGCCACGCCGCGCCGGCGGCCGACATCGCTCCGGAACCGGCCGCGCCGGCCGAGCCGGAGCAAGCGGACGAAGCCATAGACCAGGCGGCCTTCCAGGCCGAATGGCTGCAACTGAACGACGTGCACCACTTCCACGCCTTCCTGCGCCGCTGGCAGGTGTCGCGCCGCCAAGGCTTCCGCCTGGCGCCGGCCGGCCAGGCCTGGCGGGTGCGCGAAGACGCCGTGGAGCAGCTGCTGCGCCGCGCCTCCGCCACCGAAACGCCCATCATGGTGTTCGCCGGCAACCGCGGCATGATCCAGATCCACACCGGACAGGTTCGCAATGTACAGGTGGTGGGCGACTGGCTAAATGTGCTGGACCCGGACTTCAACCTGCACCTGCGCACCGACCGCATCGCCGAAGCCTGGATCACCCGCAAGCCGGGCGACAGCGGCGTGGTGACATCGCTGGAGCTGTTCGACGAGGCCGGAGAGTCGCTGGCGACGTTCTTCGGCGAGCGCAAGCCGGGCCGCGCCGAACGCGCCGAATGGGTGAAGCTCTTGGGCGAGCTGCCGACGCTGGAGCAAGCCAATGTCGCCTAA
- the rffA gene encoding dTDP-4-amino-4,6-dideoxygalactose transaminase, with protein MLGKSKKIPFAKPFIVGKELFYMAQAVMNGSIAGDGIFTKKCQQWLERELGTPKALLTHSCTAALEMAAILADIGPGDEVIMPSFTFVSSANAFVLRGGVPVFVDIRPDTLNLDESKVEAAITSRTKAIVAVHYAGQACALEALQGICRKHGLLLIEDAAQAILSRSHDKALGAIGDLGCLSFHETKNVICGEGGALLINNPDLIARAEVIWQKGTNRKAFFRGEVDKYTWVDIGSSFLPNELTAAFLFAQLEQAKRINTHRCNLFRRYQKALQPLASRGLFQLPQLDEDGVQNAHLFYLMCASEAQRDELIRHLGAQDISAVFHYVPLHSSPAGMRLARAHGRMDVTERISSCLVRLPLFSEMTVDQVDVICREVGQYFSSTGATAK; from the coding sequence ATGCTAGGCAAATCAAAAAAAATACCTTTTGCCAAACCCTTCATCGTCGGCAAAGAACTGTTTTATATGGCGCAAGCGGTCATGAACGGTTCCATCGCCGGCGATGGCATATTCACGAAGAAGTGCCAGCAATGGCTGGAGCGCGAATTAGGCACGCCTAAGGCGCTATTGACCCACTCCTGCACCGCCGCACTGGAAATGGCCGCGATCTTGGCCGATATCGGGCCAGGGGATGAAGTCATCATGCCTTCGTTTACCTTTGTTTCCAGCGCCAATGCTTTTGTGCTGCGCGGTGGTGTGCCGGTTTTCGTGGATATCCGCCCAGATACGCTGAACTTGGATGAGAGCAAGGTGGAGGCGGCGATTACCTCGCGGACCAAAGCCATCGTAGCGGTGCATTACGCCGGACAAGCCTGCGCGCTTGAGGCGTTGCAGGGGATATGCCGCAAACACGGTTTATTGTTGATAGAGGACGCGGCTCAAGCCATTCTGTCTCGTTCGCATGACAAGGCTTTGGGCGCGATAGGCGATTTGGGCTGCTTAAGTTTTCATGAAACCAAGAACGTTATTTGCGGCGAAGGCGGCGCGCTCTTGATCAACAACCCCGATTTGATAGCGCGAGCAGAGGTCATCTGGCAGAAAGGCACTAACCGCAAGGCCTTCTTCAGAGGCGAGGTGGATAAATATACTTGGGTGGATATCGGTTCTTCTTTCCTGCCCAATGAATTGACCGCGGCGTTTCTATTCGCACAGTTGGAACAAGCAAAGCGCATCAATACACATCGCTGCAATCTTTTTCGCCGCTACCAGAAGGCTCTGCAGCCCTTGGCCTCACGGGGTTTGTTCCAGTTGCCGCAGCTGGATGAGGATGGCGTGCAAAATGCCCATTTATTCTATCTGATGTGTGCCAGCGAAGCCCAGCGGGACGAACTTATCCGGCACTTGGGCGCACAGGACATTTCGGCGGTATTCCATTATGTTCCCTTGCATAGTTCGCCCGCGGGCATGAGGTTGGCCCGTGCGCATGGCAGGATGGATGTCACGGAGAGAATCTCGTCTTGCTTGGTGCGCCTGCCGCTATTTTCTGAGATGACTGTGGATCAGGTAGACGTTATTTGCCGCGAGGTCGGGCAATATTTTTCAAGTACGGGCGCAACAGCCAAATAA
- the hemP gene encoding hemin uptake protein HemP, with translation MSANHAPTPKPGGPAPATPMLHSRQLFGGGREILIEHQGELYRLQLTRNGKLILIK, from the coding sequence ATGAGTGCCAATCACGCCCCCACGCCCAAGCCCGGCGGCCCCGCCCCGGCGACGCCCATGCTGCACAGCCGCCAGCTGTTTGGAGGCGGACGCGAAATCCTGATCGAGCATCAGGGCGAGCTGTACCGCTTGCAGCTCACCCGCAACGGCAAACTGATACTGATCAAATAA